A window from Candidatus Methylomirabilis tolerans encodes these proteins:
- a CDS encoding glycogen/starch/alpha-glucan phosphorylase: MNIKTPSKRTRTFSPKAAATRAEADARIGMQAADLRQAVIDHLRYSLGHPAAIASPHDYYRALALAVRDRMQHRWMNTIQTYVDLGRKIACYLSAEFLMGPHLGNNLLNLGIEQAARTALAELGQDLDAVLACEEEPGLGNGGLGRLAACYLDSLATLQRPAVGYGIRYEFGIFDQEFHDGWQTEITDKWLRQGNPWEIAKPEVAYYVNWGGHTEHYRDEEGRHCVRWVPYRVVKGIAYDTPIQGYGVNTCNTLRLWSAEAVESFDFQAFNVGDYYQAVDEKLVSETVTKVLYPNDEPEIGKRLRLGQQYFFVSCSLQDMLHILDLAAVPVEHFAQRFAVQLNDTHPSIGVVELMRLLVDERRLDWERAWAITVETFGYTNHTLLPEALETWPLPMFREWLPRHLEIIYEINRRFLDEVRARFPGDEARVRRMSLIGEDGEKCVRMAHLATVGSHAVNGVAALHSDLLKASVLKDFYELWPERFSNKTNGVTPRRFLALANPALRELLNRTLGDRWPVELGTLHKLESYVDDAAFRQEWRAVKRANKQRLGAYIRAHTGIELDPDWLFDIQVKRIHEYKRQHLNMLHIVTLYRRLKENPALKISPRAFIFGGKAAPGYFMAKRIIKLINAVAETVNADSEVNTRMKVAFVPNFNVQNAHIIYPAADLSEQISTAGKEASGTGNMKFMLNGALTIGTLDGANVEIREEAGADNFFLFGLTAEEVERIKREGYRPAGYVEGNAELRAVLELIGGGHFSRGDTEVFRPMVENLTQSDPFLVLADYAAYVACQEQVSSAWQNEDQWTRMSILNTARGGKFSSDRAIGEYCEEIWNVQSVTVTL; encoded by the coding sequence ATGAACATCAAGACTCCCTCCAAACGCACGAGAACGTTCTCGCCGAAAGCCGCCGCAACGCGGGCGGAGGCGGATGCGCGGATCGGCATGCAGGCCGCCGACCTGCGGCAGGCCGTCATCGATCACCTGCGCTATTCTCTCGGGCACCCGGCGGCGATCGCGAGCCCACACGACTATTACCGCGCGCTTGCGCTTGCGGTGCGAGACCGCATGCAGCACCGTTGGATGAACACCATCCAGACCTATGTCGATCTGGGCCGGAAGATTGCCTGCTATCTCTCGGCGGAATTCCTCATGGGGCCGCATTTGGGCAACAACCTGTTGAACCTCGGCATCGAACAGGCGGCGCGCACTGCGCTGGCCGAACTCGGCCAGGACCTCGATGCCGTCCTGGCGTGCGAGGAGGAGCCGGGGTTGGGCAATGGCGGCCTGGGACGGCTCGCCGCCTGTTATCTCGATTCGCTGGCGACGCTGCAGCGCCCGGCGGTCGGCTACGGTATCCGCTATGAGTTCGGCATCTTCGATCAGGAGTTCCATGATGGCTGGCAGACTGAGATCACCGATAAATGGCTGCGCCAAGGCAACCCCTGGGAGATCGCCAAGCCCGAGGTCGCCTATTACGTGAACTGGGGAGGCCACACCGAGCATTACCGGGATGAAGAGGGCCGGCATTGCGTGCGCTGGGTACCGTACCGGGTGGTGAAGGGCATTGCCTACGATACGCCGATCCAAGGCTATGGCGTCAATACCTGCAATACCCTGCGGCTGTGGAGCGCCGAGGCTGTCGAATCATTCGACTTCCAGGCCTTTAATGTCGGCGATTACTACCAGGCAGTGGATGAGAAGCTGGTCTCCGAGACCGTGACCAAGGTGCTCTATCCCAACGATGAACCCGAGATCGGTAAGCGGTTGCGCCTGGGGCAGCAGTATTTCTTTGTTTCCTGCTCCCTGCAGGATATGCTGCACATACTCGATCTGGCCGCCGTGCCGGTGGAGCATTTCGCGCAACGCTTTGCCGTGCAGCTCAACGATACGCATCCGTCGATCGGTGTCGTCGAACTGATGCGCCTTCTGGTGGACGAACGGCGACTCGATTGGGAGAGGGCATGGGCGATCACCGTGGAAACCTTTGGCTATACCAACCACACGCTGTTGCCGGAGGCGTTGGAGACCTGGCCGCTGCCGATGTTCCGCGAGTGGTTGCCGCGGCACCTGGAGATCATCTACGAGATCAACCGCCGTTTCCTCGATGAGGTACGCGCGCGTTTCCCGGGTGATGAGGCGCGGGTGAGGCGGATGTCGCTGATCGGCGAGGACGGTGAAAAGTGCGTGCGCATGGCGCATCTCGCCACCGTCGGAAGTCATGCCGTCAACGGCGTGGCCGCGCTGCACTCCGACCTCCTCAAAGCCAGCGTGCTGAAGGACTTCTATGAACTGTGGCCGGAGCGCTTCAGCAACAAGACCAACGGCGTCACGCCGCGTCGCTTCCTGGCGCTCGCCAATCCGGCGCTGCGCGAGCTGCTCAATCGTACGCTCGGCGACCGGTGGCCGGTGGAGTTGGGAACGCTCCATAAGCTCGAGTCCTACGTCGATGACGCCGCATTTCGGCAAGAGTGGCGCGCGGTCAAGCGCGCCAATAAGCAACGCCTTGGCGCCTATATTCGCGCGCATACCGGCATTGAGCTCGACCCCGACTGGCTGTTCGACATCCAGGTCAAGCGCATCCATGAATACAAACGCCAGCACCTGAATATGCTGCATATTGTCACGCTGTACCGTCGGCTCAAGGAGAACCCAGCACTAAAGATTTCGCCGCGCGCTTTCATCTTCGGTGGCAAGGCCGCGCCAGGATACTTCATGGCCAAGCGCATCATCAAGCTCATCAACGCCGTTGCCGAGACAGTCAACGCCGACTCTGAGGTAAATACGCGGATGAAGGTCGCCTTCGTGCCCAATTTTAACGTCCAGAACGCGCATATCATCTATCCGGCTGCCGATCTGTCTGAGCAAATATCCACTGCCGGCAAAGAGGCTTCGGGTACCGGCAACATGAAGTTTATGCTCAACGGAGCGCTGACCATCGGCACGCTGGACGGCGCCAATGTCGAAATACGCGAGGAGGCCGGAGCGGACAATTTCTTCCTGTTCGGGCTCACGGCTGAGGAGGTGGAGCGCATCAAGCGCGAAGGCTACCGGCCGGCCGGCTATGTTGAAGGCAACGCCGAGTTGCGCGCGGTGCTGGAACTCATCGGTGGCGGCCACTTCTCGCGCGGCGATACTGAGGTATTCCGCCCCATGGTTGAGAACCTGACCCAGTCCGATCCGTTTCTGGTCCTGGCCGACTACGCAGCCTATGTTGCTTGTCAGGAACAGGTGAGTTCGGCGTGGCAGAACGAAGATCAATGGACACGCATGTCGATCCTGAACACCGCGCGCGGCGGTAAGTTCTCATCCGACCGCGCCATCGGCGAATACTGCGAGGAGATCTGGAATGTGCAGTCGGTGACGGTGACGTTGTAA
- a CDS encoding phosphoglucomutase, with protein sequence MTIHPLAGKPAPKELLVDIDTLRQEYYAHKPDITDRAQRVSFGTSGHRGSSLRGSFNEEHVLAITQAICDYRNSRGITGPLYLGRDTHALSEPAFATALEVLAANGVETMIDCNDGYTPTPAISHAILVYNRGRTAGVADGIVITPSHNPPEDGGFKYNPPHGGPADTDVTRWIEERANRLLSSGLQQVARIAYERAHQVATTRTYDYVGSYVSDLASVVDMDAIRSAGLKIGVDPLGGAGVAYWRPIVERYGVQVEVVNSTVDPTFGFMSLDWDGKIRMDCSSPHAMAKLIALKDRFDIAFGNDTDHDRHGIVTRTAGLMNPNHYLAAAI encoded by the coding sequence ATGACGATTCATCCCCTTGCCGGCAAGCCCGCTCCGAAGGAGCTTCTGGTCGATATTGATACGCTTCGACAAGAATACTACGCGCACAAGCCCGATATCACGGATCGCGCACAACGGGTCAGTTTCGGCACCAGCGGTCACCGAGGCTCGTCACTCCGCGGCTCGTTCAATGAGGAACACGTCTTGGCGATCACCCAGGCAATCTGCGACTACCGCAACAGCCGGGGTATCACCGGCCCTCTTTACCTCGGAAGAGACACGCACGCGCTGTCCGAGCCGGCGTTTGCCACGGCCCTGGAGGTACTCGCGGCAAACGGGGTTGAGACCATGATCGATTGCAATGACGGTTATACACCGACCCCTGCCATCTCCCATGCCATCCTCGTATATAACCGCGGCCGGACGGCCGGTGTGGCGGACGGCATTGTGATCACGCCGTCGCACAATCCGCCGGAAGACGGCGGCTTCAAATATAACCCGCCGCACGGCGGGCCGGCGGATACAGATGTCACCCGTTGGATTGAAGAGCGAGCCAACCGGCTCCTTTCGAGCGGTCTCCAACAGGTGGCGAGAATCGCCTATGAACGAGCCCACCAGGTCGCCACAACCCGCACGTATGATTATGTCGGATCGTACGTGAGTGACCTGGCTTCGGTTGTGGATATGGATGCGATCCGAAGCGCCGGGCTGAAGATCGGCGTCGATCCGCTTGGCGGAGCGGGCGTGGCGTACTGGCGGCCGATTGTCGAACGGTACGGTGTTCAGGTGGAAGTGGTGAACAGCACGGTGGACCCGACCTTCGGCTTCATGTCTCTGGATTGGGACGGCAAGATCCGCATGGACTGTTCGTCTCCCCATGCCATGGCCAAGCTGATCGCGCTCAAAGACCGTTTCGACATCGCCTTTGGCAACGATACCGATCATGACCGACACGGCATCGTCACCCGCACCGCAGGGCTGATGAATCCAAACCACTACCTGGCTGCGGCGATTT
- the atpD gene encoding F0F1 ATP synthase subunit beta — protein MNKGTIVQVVGPVVDVEFPDTLPGIYHALTVDYTVQDRPIRLTLEVQQHLGDRRVRTVSMSGTEGLKRGYEVIDTGAPISMPVGEGVMGRVFDVCGNPVDERGPVKAEKYYPIHRPPPTLVDQSTSPEVLPTGIKVIDLICPFLKGGKVGAFGGAGVGKTVVIMELINNIATLHGGVSVFAGVGERTREGADLYKEMSEAGVIKQDDLGASKIALVYGQMNEPPGARLRVALSGLAITEYFRDEKHQDVLLFIDNIFRFSQAGSEVSALLGRTASAVGYQPTLAAEMGALQERITSTKKGSITSFQAVYVPADDLTDPAPATTFAHLDATIVLERSIAELGIYPAVDPLASTSRALAPDIVGQEHYDVARRVQKVLQRLKDLQDIIAILGMDELSPEDKLTVIRARKIQRFLSQPFSVAQVFTGREGKQVPVAETVRGFKEILEGKHDAVAEGDFYMKGGIDEVKPSRG, from the coding sequence ATGAATAAAGGCACCATCGTTCAAGTCGTCGGTCCGGTAGTGGACGTCGAATTCCCGGACACACTGCCCGGCATCTACCATGCGCTGACCGTAGACTACACAGTTCAGGACCGGCCCATCCGACTGACGCTCGAAGTACAGCAACACCTCGGCGACCGCCGGGTCCGGACCGTCTCCATGTCGGGTACCGAAGGTCTCAAACGCGGCTATGAGGTCATCGATACCGGCGCGCCCATTTCTATGCCCGTCGGCGAGGGGGTGATGGGGCGGGTATTCGATGTGTGCGGCAACCCGGTAGACGAACGCGGGCCCGTCAAGGCCGAGAAATACTATCCCATCCACCGCCCACCACCCACACTCGTAGACCAATCGACATCTCCCGAGGTGCTCCCCACCGGCATCAAGGTCATTGACTTGATCTGCCCCTTCTTGAAAGGCGGCAAGGTGGGCGCGTTCGGCGGCGCCGGCGTGGGTAAGACCGTCGTGATCATGGAACTGATCAATAATATCGCGACACTGCACGGCGGCGTGTCGGTGTTCGCCGGGGTCGGTGAGCGCACCCGGGAAGGCGCCGATCTCTACAAGGAGATGTCAGAGGCGGGGGTTATCAAGCAGGACGACCTCGGCGCATCGAAAATCGCCCTGGTGTACGGCCAGATGAATGAGCCGCCCGGCGCCCGCCTGCGCGTGGCCCTGTCTGGCCTCGCCATTACCGAATACTTCCGCGACGAGAAGCATCAGGATGTCTTGTTGTTTATTGATAACATCTTCCGGTTCTCTCAGGCCGGTTCCGAAGTATCCGCGTTGCTCGGCCGCACCGCCAGCGCCGTCGGGTACCAGCCGACCCTCGCTGCGGAAATGGGCGCGCTCCAGGAGCGTATCACCTCGACAAAGAAAGGCTCCATCACGTCGTTTCAGGCCGTATACGTGCCGGCCGACGATCTGACCGACCCGGCGCCCGCCACGACCTTCGCACACCTGGACGCGACCATCGTATTGGAACGGTCGATTGCCGAACTGGGGATCTACCCGGCGGTGGACCCGCTTGCCTCGACTTCTCGCGCCCTCGCGCCGGACATCGTCGGGCAGGAGCACTACGACGTGGCGCGAAGAGTGCAGAAGGTGCTGCAGCGACTGAAGGACCTGCAGGATATCATCGCGATTCTCGGCATGGACGAGCTGTCGCCGGAGGATAAGCTCACGGTCATCCGTGCCCGCAAGATTCAACGCTTCCTGAGCCAGCCGTTCAGTGTCGCGCAGGTATTTACCGGGCGGGAGGGCAAACAAGTCCCCGTAGCTGAAACGGTGCGCGGCTTCAAGGAGATCCTGGAAGGCAAGCATGACGCCGTGGCGGAAGGCGACTTTTACATGAAGGGCGGGATCGATGAAGTCAAACCGAGTCGAGGGTGA
- the atpG gene encoding ATP synthase F1 subunit gamma encodes MASPREIRRRIKSIMSTMQITKAMQMVAASKMLKAQEATLTTRPFGELLYRIQRHATTHVRDFTHPLLEVREVRKRAVILVGTDKGLCGALNTNLFRLAARCDRATTVFIAVGKRAAQFITRTRRQLAAEFIFTDTPRFADARPIAVFARDLFVKGDVDQVQVIGTRFINTLIQQAGVIEFLPIGEIKGLKIPGAESEAELAADTREVLFEFSAESVLNYLFGHYLNIYIYRVMLEAKASEHSARMVAMKNATDNAADLIKDLTLEYNNRRQGNITKELLEIAGGQLGNE; translated from the coding sequence ATGGCCAGCCCTCGCGAGATCCGGCGGCGCATCAAGTCGATTATGAGCACGATGCAGATCACCAAGGCCATGCAAATGGTGGCGGCGTCAAAGATGCTGAAGGCGCAAGAGGCGACCCTGACTACTCGGCCATTCGGGGAATTGCTCTATCGCATCCAACGCCACGCGACGACTCACGTCCGCGATTTTACCCATCCGCTGCTGGAGGTGCGCGAAGTCCGCAAACGCGCCGTGATTCTGGTCGGTACAGACAAGGGTCTGTGCGGGGCGCTCAACACGAACCTGTTTCGCCTGGCCGCACGGTGTGATCGCGCGACGACCGTGTTCATTGCGGTCGGGAAGCGGGCGGCACAGTTTATCACGCGCACCCGTCGGCAACTGGCCGCCGAGTTTATCTTTACGGACACGCCGCGATTCGCCGACGCCAGGCCGATCGCCGTTTTTGCCCGCGACCTGTTTGTGAAAGGCGACGTTGACCAAGTCCAGGTTATCGGAACGCGGTTCATCAATACCTTAATTCAGCAAGCCGGGGTCATAGAGTTTCTGCCGATCGGGGAAATAAAGGGACTGAAGATTCCGGGCGCGGAATCCGAAGCCGAGTTGGCTGCCGATACGCGCGAGGTGCTCTTTGAATTCAGCGCAGAGTCGGTGCTCAATTATCTCTTCGGACATTACCTCAACATTTACATCTACCGGGTCATGCTGGAGGCGAAAGCCAGCGAGCACAGCGCCCGCATGGTGGCAATGAAGAACGCCACGGACAACGCCGCCGATCTGATCAAGGATCTGACCCTGGAATATAACAATCGGCGCCAGGGCAATATTACCAAGGAACTCCTGGAAATTGCCGGCGGCCAACTGGGCAACGAGTAG
- the glgX gene encoding glycogen debranching protein GlgX: protein MTKEGMSAPLGATLTDGGVNFSVFSKNAALVELLLFDDRNAAQPTRIIPLAPHRNRTYHYWHIFVPDLKPGQIYAYRAQGPFAPERGLRFDGKKLLLDPYGLAIAFPEGYDRKAASRPGDNTAAAMKSVVADPGRYDWKGDLPLKRPFAETVIYEMHVRGFTSHPSSGVAPAKRGTYAGLIEKIPYLQDLGVTAVELLPVFQFDPQDAPEGRVNYWGYQPVSFFAPHRAYSSRKGPLAVLDEFRDMVKALHRAGIEIILDVVFNHTTEGGPNGPTLCFRGLANNLYYILEKDKSRYADYTGCGNTLNANQPIVRRLIQDSLRYWVTQMHVDGFRFDLASILSRDEAGRPLPNPPVLWDIESDPLLAGTKLIAEAWDAGGLYQVGSFLGDAWQEWNGRFRDDVRSFLKGDNGSVPRVATRLLGSPDIYGHEDREAEQSINFVTCHDGFTLNDLVSYNHKHNEANGENNRDGSDDNLSWNCGAEGPTDDQVIEVLRNRQVKNFFALELLAVGTPMLLMGDEVRRTQRGNNNAYCQDNDISWFDWSLLERHADIHRFVKALNAFRQRRDMVAEEGNPSLNQLLQRAEIKWHGVALNRPDWSEYSHALAFTLRSLRARFLLHAMLNAYWEPLTFELPPISTESRQCWRRCVDTALASPDDICPWEKAPLVAQTTYVVQPRSVVLLALALQATAEGVSQAR from the coding sequence ATGACCAAAGAGGGTATGAGCGCTCCTCTCGGCGCTACTCTCACCGACGGCGGCGTCAACTTCAGCGTATTTTCCAAGAATGCCGCGCTGGTTGAGCTGTTACTCTTTGACGATCGGAATGCCGCACAGCCGACCAGGATTATCCCGCTCGCTCCTCACCGGAACCGCACCTATCACTACTGGCATATCTTCGTCCCGGACCTCAAACCGGGTCAGATCTATGCCTACCGGGCCCAGGGGCCGTTTGCGCCCGAACGAGGTCTGCGATTTGATGGTAAAAAGCTTCTCCTCGACCCGTATGGCCTGGCTATTGCGTTTCCCGAAGGCTACGACCGCAAAGCCGCGAGCCGACCCGGCGACAACACAGCCGCCGCGATGAAAAGTGTCGTGGCCGATCCCGGCCGCTACGACTGGAAAGGCGACCTGCCGCTCAAGCGGCCCTTTGCCGAAACGGTGATTTACGAAATGCACGTCCGCGGTTTCACCAGCCATCCCAGCTCTGGCGTAGCGCCCGCGAAGCGAGGGACATACGCCGGGTTGATCGAAAAAATTCCTTATCTTCAAGACCTCGGTGTCACCGCCGTCGAGCTGTTGCCGGTTTTTCAGTTCGACCCGCAGGATGCGCCGGAAGGCCGCGTGAACTACTGGGGGTATCAGCCGGTCTCATTTTTCGCACCGCATCGTGCGTACAGTTCGCGCAAGGGACCGCTCGCGGTGCTGGATGAGTTTCGCGACATGGTCAAGGCGCTTCATCGCGCCGGCATCGAGATCATCCTTGACGTGGTATTCAATCACACTACGGAAGGCGGGCCGAACGGGCCGACGTTGTGCTTTCGCGGTCTGGCCAATAACCTCTACTACATTCTCGAAAAAGACAAATCGAGGTATGCCGACTATACCGGCTGTGGCAACACGCTGAACGCCAACCAGCCGATTGTACGCCGTCTGATCCAGGATAGCCTGCGCTATTGGGTGACCCAGATGCACGTCGACGGCTTCCGCTTTGATCTCGCGTCGATTTTGTCTCGAGACGAGGCGGGCCGTCCGTTGCCGAACCCGCCGGTGCTCTGGGACATCGAATCGGATCCCCTGTTGGCTGGCACCAAGCTGATTGCGGAGGCCTGGGACGCCGGGGGACTCTATCAGGTGGGCAGCTTCCTCGGCGACGCGTGGCAGGAGTGGAACGGCCGATTCCGCGACGATGTGCGGAGCTTTCTGAAGGGCGACAACGGCTCGGTGCCGCGCGTCGCCACCCGGCTGTTGGGCAGTCCGGACATATACGGCCACGAGGACCGGGAGGCCGAGCAGAGCATCAATTTCGTCACCTGTCACGACGGCTTCACCCTCAATGATCTGGTCTCGTACAATCACAAGCACAACGAGGCCAACGGGGAGAACAATCGCGACGGCTCGGATGACAACCTGAGCTGGAACTGCGGCGCAGAAGGGCCGACTGACGATCAGGTGATTGAGGTGCTGCGCAACCGCCAGGTGAAGAACTTTTTCGCGCTGGAGTTGCTGGCGGTCGGCACGCCGATGTTGCTCATGGGCGACGAGGTGCGTCGCACCCAGCGGGGCAACAACAACGCCTATTGCCAGGACAACGATATCAGTTGGTTTGACTGGAGCTTGCTGGAGCGGCACGCCGACATCCACCGGTTTGTAAAAGCGCTCAATGCGTTTCGTCAACGCCGTGATATGGTGGCGGAAGAGGGTAATCCCAGCCTAAATCAACTCTTACAGCGGGCAGAAATCAAGTGGCACGGGGTGGCGCTCAACCGCCCGGACTGGAGCGAGTACTCGCACGCCCTGGCCTTTACGCTGCGAAGCCTGCGCGCGCGTTTTCTCCTTCACGCGATGCTCAACGCCTATTGGGAGCCGTTGACGTTCGAGCTACCCCCTATCTCGACGGAAAGTCGGCAATGCTGGCGGCGCTGTGTCGACACCGCGCTGGCATCACCCGATGACATCTGCCCATGGGAGAAGGCGCCGTTGGTGGCGCAGACGACCTATGTGGTGCAGCCGCGTTCGGTGGTCCTGCTCGCGCTGGCGCTTCAAGCGACCGCCGAAGGCGTTTCACAAGCGAGGTGA
- a CDS encoding acetate/propionate family kinase, with protein MADAILVINAGSSSIKFSVYVAGDGDVALHVRGQIEGLLTSPRFTAKNGAGAVVSERFWGDGVTLGHDGALDHLAAFLRHGASGLRLVGVGHRVVHGGPEHARPVRLDRKVLAGLERLVPLAPLHQPHNLTPICILMERRSDVAQVACFDTSFHRTNPPVAQVYALPQALTDAGVRRYGFHGLSCEYIASVLPQFDARAAAGKTVVLHLGSGASMCALEAGKSVASTMGFTAVEGLPMGTRSGSLDPGVMLYLMDERKMDARAIERLIYKESGLLGVSGISSDMRVLLASEDPRARLAIDLFVYRIRRELGSLAAALGGLDAIVFTAGIGERAALIRERVCRDAAWLGVGLDPEANAAGGPLISAPNARAAAWVIPTNEELMIARHTRRLLNGT; from the coding sequence ATGGCCGACGCGATCCTGGTTATCAATGCCGGCTCCTCGAGCATCAAGTTCTCGGTGTACGTCGCTGGCGACGGCGATGTCGCGCTGCACGTGCGGGGACAGATCGAAGGGCTGTTGACGTCGCCGCGCTTCACCGCGAAGAACGGCGCCGGTGCGGTCGTGAGCGAGCGGTTCTGGGGCGATGGTGTAACGCTGGGACACGATGGCGCGCTTGACCACTTGGCGGCATTTCTTCGCCATGGGGCCTCGGGGCTGCGGCTCGTCGGCGTCGGTCATCGCGTCGTCCACGGCGGACCCGAGCACGCCCGGCCGGTCCGCCTCGATCGCAAGGTGCTGGCGGGGCTGGAGAGGCTCGTTCCGCTCGCCCCCCTGCACCAGCCGCACAACCTGACGCCGATTTGCATCTTAATGGAACGTCGATCGGACGTCGCGCAAGTAGCCTGCTTCGACACCTCCTTTCATCGAACCAATCCTCCGGTCGCGCAAGTGTACGCCCTGCCGCAGGCGCTGACCGACGCCGGAGTCCGGCGGTACGGCTTTCACGGGCTCTCATGCGAGTATATCGCCTCGGTCCTGCCGCAGTTCGACGCGCGAGCCGCCGCCGGGAAGACTGTCGTACTACACCTTGGCAGCGGCGCGAGCATGTGCGCGCTGGAGGCCGGCAAGAGCGTTGCGAGCACGATGGGGTTCACCGCAGTGGAAGGCTTGCCGATGGGCACGCGCTCGGGCTCGCTGGACCCCGGCGTGATGCTGTACCTTATGGACGAGCGTAAGATGGACGCGCGCGCCATCGAGCGTCTCATCTACAAGGAGTCCGGCCTGCTCGGGGTCTCGGGGATCTCCAGCGACATGCGCGTGCTGCTCGCGAGCGAGGACCCTCGCGCCAGGCTCGCCATCGATCTCTTCGTCTATCGTATCCGGCGCGAGCTGGGCTCGCTGGCGGCGGCGTTGGGTGGGCTTGATGCCATCGTCTTCACAGCGGGCATCGGCGAGCGCGCCGCCCTCATTCGAGAGCGCGTGTGTCGTGACGCGGCGTGGCTGGGCGTGGGGCTGGACCCCGAAGCGAACGCGGCCGGCGGGCCGCTCATCAGCGCACCGAATGCAAGAGCGGCGGCCTGGGTGATACCGACAAACGAGGAGTTGATGATCGCGCGCCACACGCGCCGCCTGCTCAACGGGACATGA
- the atpC gene encoding ATP synthase F1 subunit epsilon produces MADTLRLEIVTPEGTVYSEDVELVTLPGVAGEMGIYPQHVPLITQLVPGEMIVRKDGRDLFIATGEGLVDVTADRVAILTDQAISADRIDEAKAEEARQRAEARLREKLSDEEVASVNASLVRSLVQLRVKRRRQG; encoded by the coding sequence ATGGCCGACACGCTGAGGTTGGAGATCGTCACGCCGGAGGGCACCGTATACTCTGAAGACGTGGAGCTGGTCACCCTGCCGGGTGTGGCGGGGGAGATGGGAATTTATCCGCAACACGTTCCGCTGATTACGCAATTGGTGCCTGGCGAAATGATCGTTCGCAAGGACGGCCGCGATCTGTTCATCGCGACGGGTGAGGGGCTCGTCGACGTCACCGCCGACCGAGTCGCCATTCTGACGGACCAGGCTATTTCGGCCGACCGCATTGACGAAGCGAAAGCTGAAGAGGCGCGGCAACGCGCCGAAGCCCGTCTCCGTGAAAAGCTTTCGGATGAAGAGGTCGCCTCCGTCAACGCCTCGCTCGTTCGCTCCCTGGTCCAGTTGCGCGTCAAGCGACGCCGCCAGGGCTGA